The genomic interval CTGGACCAAATCTGAGCTTTTAGTTCAGCATATTGAATGCTATATTCTGCATAATTCAATTCATTTATAAAAGCAACCTGCCTGAACTAATGGAAGTCTAAACCCTGCCAGTATGGAGGTgatgaaattgtgtttttgttttttttttttaacttgtttagATGGTGTTGAATCAAATTAATGATCCTTTTGTAGGCTGCAGTCCGTGTTGCTGTTGAATTAGATCTGATGGGTTACCCCATTTATATTAGTGAAGAAGCTGTTTATTCCATTTAAATTGTGTGATTTGTTTGTGCAAATGTGAGCATGGTAACGAGGAAATCACACCCGGGTGTGGGCCAGAACAGTCACATTGGGACCCTTTGAAGGAGATGgtctcagttcagttcaaaatGAACTCCATAGTGCTTTGTTTATGATCTGCCCTCGATCCGACCCAACTTCCAACTCAAAGTTGTATGCTGCAAGTTTGAGCTAAACACCTTCCTGTACCCAGGTATGCTTTGCATTCTGGGATGCCGCGGAGTAACGGAGAAGTGTGGAGTACACAAACTGTAGCAACTAGCTGCTGTTCAGAGTAAATTCTCCATGTTGTCCAATAGTCCAGAACATAGCTCCTGCTTCCTTTGTTGCTTCCACCCTCGACAGATCTGGCCTATAAGCAGACTGAACACTGACGCGGTTTCTAGTGATGGGTTTTGGTTCTCTTGGAGATTTTTTGGAGTTTATCTGTATGAAAAGAAACCAAAGCACGGGAAAATATTTACAAACTCAGATCATGCAGTGGAATAGAAAAGAATAATAGTTAACAGTAAAAAGTATGCTAATAAGATGTATTGGTTAACTTAATGGTTGTAGCTCATACTCAAAAACATCATAAAGGTATAAAAGCCCTCTGTGCTAAATTTAGGACCAACTTGGTTTGAAGTCCACTGGTGCTAGCCAGGCTGCCCTTTAGTTTGGTGATGCGTGATTTGATAATAGTGATTACTCTTGGTGCTTAAAGTCAAGTTTGGGAAATACTTAAAAAGCAAACTGCATGATGTGTTGATAGTGAGACAAGATGCCTTCAGTTCAATCTCTGAAAAGGATACACGTTTCCAGCATATCCATCTGTCGTTTGTTGAAATGGCCAAAATAAATTTTTGAACTTGAAGCTTTGCTAACTTTTTCCCAAAGTTAGTACTGTTCATTTTCATCACGAATTTCACTTTTGAGGTGTATTTCCATCAAAAATATGGcgttaaatttaatttaaagcttTCTAGCAAGGGtcttaacacatttaaaatttaaCTTGCTTAAGCAAAAAGTGGGGTGTAtaagctttattttcttttccgCAGATCAGCATCAAAAACAAGTAAACTCAGCTCCACTGTGGATCCACTTTAAGTGGTAGAAAACTGTAAACGATCTGATGCAACTGtgatgcatatatatatatttttttaatctgaagaaacaagacatttaTTGTACTTTTTGACAGTAGTTTTGAAAATGTTAGTTTCGATACCCTGTGCCACGtataattttgtgtgttttgaacTAACAGCAGGTGACGGGAAAAGGGTAAATGGaacaggattttattttatttgtcaaaACATATCGAAAACAACTCAACATATCAAAGTACAGCACAAAAGATGTCCTTATTAATCTGAACTTTTTAACAAATCAGGCTGTAATTTTCATAGACAAACACGAGGCAGCTTTCCTGAGCGGTTTCCTCCCTAATTGTGCGATCGATTACACTTTAAGGGGAGCAGATAAACCTAAGGCGCTTTAACTGAGGGACCTCAGAGCCTCTCTTGGGGGTGACATTATTCAAGTGAGAGATCTCCTGTTTTGTTAGACTAAATCTCATCACACCATGGTCCCCTGTGTCTCTGCATTAATCCCACTCCTCCCTCAGAAGAGAATGGTTGTATATGTGGGGGTCCAACACGAGGCATTGATTTTTGGAGCTTTCTGTAATGGAATCAGCAGGGGGAGTAATGTGACCCGGTTGGATGTACCGTACATGTATTTTTAGGAGTGAATTATTGCTCAAGTTATTGACAGTTGAGATCTTTCGGGCTGAATACGTGTAAACGTATCAAAAAAGGAGGTGCTTGTTTTATGTGATGATGGCCGCTGATGACTTTAGGTTTCGTCTGAGAGTAGGACTGCTTAGTATGTAAAAAtttctgcccttttttttttctttttcttaattgCCAGACAGAGTTATTTACATATGAACGGCCAGTATTTGGACAAAAGCGGACAGTAAAGTGAAATGCTTGTCCTGGGctctctcttcctctgagtCTTCACAAAAGACCACTGGCAGCTTTGAATATTTCCTCACGCTGTCAAACATGCAAAATGAATACCAGAATTAGCAAGGGCCCCTACTGAGGTCAAATGATTCAACTGTGGGACATCTGTCTTGTCTGGAAGCAGCAGGGGGGCTTCGCTACTGGACAATGTGGCCTTCAACTGGTGGTAGTAGAAACGCCGCTATAACTTACCAGCTCATTTCTGTGCAGTTAAATTATAAATAACcttgtatataatatatagcGATGGTTTCGTTCATCTTAGGCAAATCCTCCTCCCAATTCACTGTTTTTAAACGTAAAAGACAGCCattacctctgtttttttttttttttttttttgtgagtcttttttttaataactgataTTCAGAAGTGAAATGTGATGGTGGTGTGTGCCTCTACTTGGTGTTGACCCCTGAGTGTTCACCTTGTTAAGGGTTTGAGTGCAGCTGGTGTAGAGGCAGAGAGTGCGAGGGGAGCAGCAGAGTTCAGGCTGCATCTGAAGAGTGTTTGTCTCTGAGTGCGTGTGGATGGTCGGGGTGCGGTGCAGCTGGTGAGAAACGAGGGGAGGCAGAGATGGAGTTGATGCAGCTGCCACGCTGATACAAGACTCTGATCGAAACTCACCTTTCTCCCCTTTAAATCagcccaaaaaaagaaaaaatacccaccatactgctggACTTCCCCCAGATCAAAAGCAAAGTTAGGTCCAGATTTCTTCTCCACATGAGCTGGTAACTGGAGGAAATTGCTGAATAGTTTTATATTAGCCTCATAATCCATGTTAATGTGTAATGCTTTGActgtaaacagaaaaattactACAAATGTTCAGCGTGGCACGGCCTTAGGACTGGATTAAAGAGATGGAATAATGCCGACACAACAAATTAGGTGGTTTGTGCTCCCTTTGTGCTTCTTGCTAGAAATCAAAGACATTAACAAAATGTTCTAAAAGAACATTAATAAGTTATATTCATGCCAAACTAAAGCATCTATTCTGGAAGGCTGTGCAATTTAGTGTCTAGTGTGTAAGAGAGTGCCCGGGACAAAGAGACTTGTTTGTCCATGGCCTTTTAAGTGTGGTCCTTGTTCCCTAGAAATGTGGCCGAACAATTACAATGGCTAAGAGGCATTCAGCTGCAGGTGCATTACTTCCAGTTAGATATTAGCTGATGTCTGAAAGGGGGGGAATTAGCAGTATGTTGTATTAGCCTTTTGTAGTGCATTTTGCTCAGACCTTCTTCATTTCCCAGTTTTCAATGCTGAGCAGCAAGGGTCTCTGTGCTGAAATAATGCCCATCACACATGTAAATGGTGTGAAAGGGCTGCTTAGCAAAGTGTTCTCATGTCAATCCTTGTGGAAATGGATACAATGCAAACATTACAGCTGAACTAACCACACGTTGCACTGAGTAAAAAGTCCAAGGGTAGGACCTCTTTGTCTCCGAGGCTCTTTGAAAACGCAGGGGCAAATTCATTTGATTGGGTTCACTTGGCAGGATTAGAGGAGAGGCCTCCATTATGGATGCCCAAAGGTTTGTTAAGTTGAGATCAATTCATAAGATTTTATTTCCCAGTGAGAAGCAGAAATGCGTTTTATTGTGGCAACTTCATCACATATTCATGGTTTAACATAAGTAGTAAATGTACTGATTTAAGTGGGCTTTTCATCgtggagggagggaaggagggagggtgCTGCTGTGGTCTCTGCTCAGCTGACAGTTTTAATTGCCTAatggttttcttttcattggcgCTAAACATGTATGCTCTCAGTTGTAGTTTGCAGGATATTTTGCACtcttttcagccttttttttttttaaatcaaggacAAAAATTCCCAGTAAAAAAAGTCAATTTTAAATGTCTCTGAGTGCCACTAGGCTCAAACTTTAGTATGTTTATGGAAGACAACTTTTTCCTGAAGTTTTGTGAGtgctgccttttttaaaaattctggaTATTCAGCTACATAAACAACAGGACTGGTTTAGCAGCAAAAACAAGGCGCACCCTTTCCAAAGATTTAAGGGAAATGAAGTCGTACAAAGATAGCTGAGATTGTCGAATCACTGAATTGGTTCACCTCGTTTGTTTTCAGCCCGATGACGTCGAGGGGAAGGTTCGGGAAATCGTTCCTGCTGGGTTCACCTGCAACACCGATGACTTCATCTCACTGCTGGAGAAGGAGGCCAATTTCAAGCCCTTCGGCACACTGCTTCACGCATACACGGTCCACAGCGAGGAGGCAGGAGAACTCACGTACCAGATTCACAAGgtggaaacaaaaaacaacaacaacaaaaaaatcatcaaagcAAACCCACAAAGCCTTTTAggttttaaaatcagttttagCGTAGACGTGTCTGTTTAATTTCCTGGGTTAGTCTTGCATCACACTGTCGCAAATGAGatttaaacctttttatttttgctgcgtTTGCCCCCAGGCTGACATTACCTGCCCGGGATTCCGAGAGTACCACGAGCGCTTGCAGACCTTCCTCATGTGGTTCATAGAGACTGCCAGTTTCATTGACGCAGACGACGATCGTTGGGACTTCTTTCTTGTGTGAGTGCCCTCCTTAATTGACATCAACCCcccgcgcacacacgcacgcacacacagagctcttcCCTACAGCCTTTATTGTGTCATTGAAAAACAAAGCCCCCCTTTGAGGCGCTTGTGACCAATTACCGTGCCAGTTTGATTATATTTCCCCCCGGTAGGAGAATTGTTGATCAGGCAAGAGCTTCCTTTGTGCCAGAAGgcctttttcagattttttcagGGGCAAGAGCTGAATTGAATACTGTTGTCTTTTGAAATGCTGAACAATGTCTTAACAGTAAAAAGAGCCTCTGCCAGTGTTTTCTTTACCCTGGCACCTATTAATGGTCACAATGGGGAAAATGGACTGAAGTGATTTTGAGGAGCTCAGCCCGTCCTCCaacctcttctcttcctctaaGTTGCAGTACTCCAATTAAGTGCATAATGTATTCAGGTTGCAGCAGGTGTACCAATCGGGGCGCTGGCTGCTCCAACATGCTGATGTCGGGGGGTTAGGGTGGGCACGGGAACAGAGAGGCTAAAATGGACACTGCATGGGAGCGTGCCTGTAATTGACctgttttcctttgtgttttatcTGCAGATTTGAAAAGTACAATAAAGATGGGGAGACTCTCTACGCAACTGTTGGCTACATGACAGTTTATAATTACTACGTATACCCAGACAAAACCCGACCACGTGTAAGGTAATTGCCGGGGCAGCACGTGCCTTCCCATTCTTTTGTATGAGAAAGGAGTGGAAAATTATACATTTCTTTATCCTCTTCCCAAAGAGCCCAAATTACTGGCTTATATAGCCAACTATTCAACCAGATTTTGTTTCAGAACCAAACCAGGGTGATTTGTATCTGAAAACAACTTTATAGATAagcatttgatttgatttgatttgttgcATTGATGGATCTGTGTATTATTTTCTGCTTTCAATCAAAACGAATGTGTTCCTgctgagaaaaacaacaaattctGAAGAAACCTGTTTTCCCTTTTGGTCTTATATTTGCGTCTGTGTCTGACCTTTAACTAAACAGCCAAATGCTGATCCTGCCTCCGTTCCAAGGAGAGGGTCACGGAGCTCAGCTTCTGGAGGCAGTACACAGATTTTATTGCAGCCTGCCCAAAGTGCAAGACATCACAGGTGAgcatctggctttttttttttttttttttctttaaaaagcaaTTACTGTGTTGAAGAAGGTGGGATAAACATTTAATCTAAGATCCAGGCATCACCCACGAACAGTTTAAATGATTTTTCTCTGCAGTTGGTGGATCCAGACGGTGAGTTAATTTGGAGGGCTGGCTTGTATACCAGAATGTTCTCTATTGAAACTAGTTGGATCGAAATAGATGCTTTGCATGGAGACGGAGGGTGAATACTAAAGAGGCAtgtcagctttttcttttcagaatgaAAACCTTTTCAAGAAAGAACTTTAAAGTTTAGCAGTGAATAGGCAGAAGGTTCCTGCTAACAGTTCATCTGGCATTGAGGAGTAGTTTGCCATATTTCtactttaaaaagttttaaactgTGAAGTATATTGTTGTTTTAAACACTAAATGTCTTTCATTCCTCCCCTCCCCTAACATACATGGACTGAACCACACCATGTGTATCCTGAGGTGAACACTGTCTGCTCATTTGAGTCATATTGTGGTGTCTGTTCACAGCTGAAGACCCCTCTGAGAACTATGTGAAGCTGAGAGACTACGTGCTGGTGAAGCTTTGTCAGGGCCTGCCTTCCTTTGCTGCAGACAAGCTGCACCTTGGCTTCTCAGCTGACATGATCAAAGAGGCACAAGACAAGCTGAAAATTAACAAGGTGCTGTATGAGGGTGCAACTGTGATAACTTtgcaaatcagttttattagtGAAGAAAACAAGGTTCAGCGATCTGTGTTATGcttattaccgtatttttcggactatacgtcgctccggagtataggtcgcaccagccaaaaatgcataataaagaagaaaaaaacatatataggtcgcactggactataagtcgcacttttttggggggggggggggggggtttgatagaatccgagacccagagcagaaattccatcttgaacggcaatttaaaataataatggattaaagaacaggacgaacacggttacgcctacgttatgctaacgtagcacattcagctacatgacgcacaacgaacacgtgttcggtatgttaacgtaacattaagttattcagataaccatagcataaagaacatactaacaagttaaccaaaccatcaatccattgaattcttcatcctcggtgtcacttctaaacaattccgtacactccgtagacgaagcgccgcttcctcttctgtgtcgcgttagtcagactcgtcgtcagctgcagttccaattattccagcctttcttaatcccaacaggatggtttgtcactgaagcccatgttttcttgatccatccaatgacttccaggaaagttgggtggcgcattctcccagttgccgttaagctgtgctctccatccatcatccactgcgcccacaggttacgcaagactgccttaaagctgcagttcacggagatgtcaagtggctggagtattttggttcatgtgttataaatgtcacatatacgtcgctccggagtataggtcgcacccccagccaaactatgaaaaaaagtgcgacttatactccggaaaatacggtacttgtttttaaagcagTAAATAACATTataaaagtatttatttgttgttgtgttaCCTGAGGGTTGTGATGATTGCAAAAAAGTCTCTAAAACTAGACCTGCAATAAAAtactctgtatgatgtcagagagGGGGTATCCCCAATATGGTCATATCATGTCAACAGCCTCACACACCTAcacaaaccttctgtttgcaagtgGCAGCAAATCAGAATAGATTTGTGTTGAAGGGAGAGGAGCTTAAAAACAGCTTGCTGCACCACAGTCCAGTGTCAGATATATACTGAGTATTCTTAACTGTGATTCATGCAGCAGTACTCTAGTAGAGAATAAGAATATGAAACTGCAGTAGCTTGAAGGACAGTGTTTCTAAACTAACTTGGATGCTTTACTCCAGCTCGATAGGCTCTTTTCTCCATAGTGTCtggc from Archocentrus centrarchus isolate MPI-CPG fArcCen1 chromosome 21, fArcCen1, whole genome shotgun sequence carries:
- the hat1 gene encoding histone acetyltransferase type B catalytic subunit isoform X1, producing the protein MADVNTMEKKLAEYKCDTNEAISLKLVRFPEDVDDDGTTFHPEYSHQVFGDDEVAFGYKGLQIQLFYTAGNLSTLFKVKYSSKVTETFDCVEPDDVEGKVREIVPAGFTCNTDDFISLLEKEANFKPFGTLLHAYTVHSEEAGELTYQIHKADITCPGFREYHERLQTFLMWFIETASFIDADDDRWDFFLVFEKYNKDGETLYATVGYMTVYNYYVYPDKTRPRVSQMLILPPFQGEGHGAQLLEAVHRFYCSLPKVQDITAEDPSENYVKLRDYVLVKLCQGLPSFAADKLHLGFSADMIKEAQDKLKINKKHARRVYEILRLRATDMSDEEKAREYRLEVKKRLFGPYRKNQRELAKMRKCLRPEELVSHMSQMDTQTQHEELEKSYQVVVEDYRRIIERLASQA
- the hat1 gene encoding histone acetyltransferase type B catalytic subunit isoform X2, which encodes MADVNTMEKKLAEYKCDTNEAISLKLVRFPEDVDDDGTTFHPEYSHQVFGDDEVAFGYKGLQIQLFYTAGNLSTLFKVKYSSKVTETFDCVEPDDVEGKVREIVPAGFTCNTDDFISLLEKEANFKPFGTLLHAYTVHSEEAGELTYQIHKADITCPGFREYHERLQTFLMWFIETASFIDADDDRWDFFLVFEKYNKDGETLYATVGYMTVYNYYVYPDKTRPRVSQMLILPPFQGEGHGAQLLEAVHRFYCSLPKVQDITAEDPSENYVKLRDYVLVKLCQGLPSFAADKLHLGFSADMIKEAQDKLKINKKHARRVYEILRLRATDMSDEEKAREYRLEVKKRLFGPYRNQRELAKMRKCLRPEELVSHMSQMDTQTQHEELEKSYQVVVEDYRRIIERLASQA